The following coding sequences lie in one Pseudoalteromonas sp. Scap06 genomic window:
- the flgH gene encoding flagellar basal body L-ring protein FlgH — MRNIMLFTVGTLLLSGCVATQNNEVVQDDPYYAPMYPEPNMEPVVATGSLFSTQLSNDLYADKKALRTGDIITVKLQESTQATKAAKTETDKETDASLDPVIGLGGLPVNIGGDSIQFGIGSDSSFKGDSKSNQSNSLVGDISVNVMRVLPNGNLVIRGEKWLTLNTGEEFIRLEGLVRPQDVNADNTVESNRIANARIQYSGKGQTQEAQSPGWLTRFFSSSLFPF, encoded by the coding sequence ATGCGTAATATTATGTTATTTACAGTAGGGACTTTACTATTAAGTGGTTGTGTAGCTACACAAAATAATGAGGTAGTACAAGACGATCCCTATTATGCACCTATGTATCCAGAGCCTAATATGGAGCCAGTAGTCGCAACCGGCTCTTTGTTCAGTACTCAATTATCGAATGATCTTTATGCCGATAAAAAAGCACTGCGAACAGGCGATATCATTACTGTTAAATTACAAGAGTCAACCCAAGCGACTAAAGCAGCTAAAACAGAAACGGATAAAGAAACCGATGCCAGCCTCGACCCTGTGATTGGCTTAGGTGGTTTACCGGTAAATATTGGCGGCGATAGCATTCAATTTGGTATTGGCAGTGACTCCTCATTTAAAGGTGACTCAAAATCAAATCAATCAAATAGCTTAGTTGGCGATATTTCGGTTAACGTAATGCGAGTACTACCAAATGGTAATTTAGTGATTCGCGGTGAAAAATGGCTAACGTTAAACACCGGTGAAGAATTTATTCGCTTAGAAGGGTTAGTGCGTCCACAAGATGTCAATGCCGATAATACCGTTGAGTCTAATCGAATTGCGAATGCGCGTATTCAGTACTCAGGTAAGGGCCAAACACAAGAGGCACAAAGCCCAGGTTGGTTAACGCGTTTCTTTAGTAGCTCATTGTTTCCCTTTTAG
- the flgC gene encoding flagellar basal body rod protein FlgC, with translation MSLYNVFDIAGSGMSAQNVRLNTTASNISNANTISSSQNETYRARQPVFAAELTKASASASNPQGSAVGVKVLGVVESDKPLQIEYNPNHPSADENGYIYKPNVNVVEEMANMISASRSYQTNVQVADAAKQMLSKTLLLGQR, from the coding sequence ATGAGTTTATATAATGTGTTTGATATTGCAGGTTCGGGTATGAGCGCGCAAAACGTGCGATTAAATACCACCGCAAGTAATATCTCTAATGCCAATACAATTAGCTCTTCACAAAATGAAACGTACCGAGCGCGACAACCTGTATTTGCTGCGGAGCTAACAAAAGCGTCAGCGTCAGCAAGCAACCCACAGGGCTCTGCCGTTGGTGTGAAAGTGTTAGGAGTGGTTGAGAGTGATAAACCACTACAAATTGAATATAACCCAAACCACCCGAGTGCGGATGAAAATGGTTACATTTATAAACCCAACGTGAATGTTGTTGAGGAGATGGCAAATATGATTTCTGCATCTCGCTCTTATCAGACAAATGTTCAAGTTGCTGATGCAGCTAAGCAAATGTTAAGTAAAACACTGCTGTTAGGTCAGCGGTAA
- the flgE gene encoding flagellar hook protein FlgE, which translates to MSFNIALTGLAAAQKDLDVTANNIANVNTTGFKESRAEFADVYASSVFSAGKTKNGDGVQTTMVAQQFHQGSLQFTNNSLDLAITGEGYFATTQSLDSQDQTFTRAGAFKLNKDNFVVDAKGNFLQSFPVDEVTGDTTSVSLSTSSALQIPDSSGSPRSTSNVYTSFNLDSRKDVVAVPFDATDSSTYTASTSTTTYDSLGEPHVLQFFFVKTAPNEWQVHGTLDKQPFDATGAATATPSPLSTFGFDASGLPATTNGVPNVGPTFTDVNLTGANLSGLLSNGAQFSDIAINWRDEANTSNKVPSQFASRFEVKALEQDGATVGRLAGIDIGTDGKVVASYSNGDSTYLGQVAMVRFANSQGLQQVGDTSWKKSLTSGEPIAGEPGTGTLGKINSSALEQSNTNLTTELVDLISAQRNFQANSRALEVNSTLQQNILQIR; encoded by the coding sequence ATGAGCTTTAATATTGCATTAACAGGCCTTGCTGCCGCACAAAAAGATTTGGATGTTACCGCCAATAACATTGCCAACGTAAACACCACTGGTTTTAAAGAGTCTCGCGCCGAGTTTGCTGATGTATACGCATCATCAGTATTTAGCGCCGGTAAAACAAAAAATGGTGATGGTGTGCAAACGACCATGGTTGCCCAGCAGTTTCATCAAGGGTCGCTGCAGTTTACTAATAACTCACTGGATTTAGCGATCACGGGTGAAGGTTACTTTGCAACTACTCAAAGTCTGGATTCACAAGACCAAACTTTTACACGTGCTGGAGCATTTAAGCTTAATAAAGACAATTTCGTTGTTGATGCCAAAGGTAATTTTTTACAGAGCTTCCCTGTTGATGAGGTTACCGGAGATACAACCTCAGTAAGTCTTAGTACTTCATCTGCATTACAAATACCAGACTCTTCTGGTTCACCACGCTCTACAAGTAACGTATATACTTCTTTCAACCTTGACTCACGTAAAGATGTTGTGGCAGTACCGTTTGATGCAACAGACAGCAGCACATATACTGCATCTACATCGACTACAACTTATGACTCTTTAGGTGAGCCACATGTTTTACAATTCTTTTTTGTAAAAACAGCGCCTAATGAATGGCAGGTACATGGCACGCTAGATAAACAACCGTTTGATGCTACTGGTGCTGCAACGGCAACACCAAGCCCTCTAAGTACCTTTGGGTTTGATGCAAGTGGTTTGCCTGCAACTACCAATGGCGTTCCAAATGTCGGTCCAACCTTTACTGATGTTAATTTAACCGGGGCTAATTTAAGTGGCCTATTAAGTAATGGTGCTCAGTTTAGTGATATAGCTATTAACTGGCGCGACGAAGCGAATACATCAAATAAAGTTCCAAGCCAGTTTGCGAGTCGCTTTGAAGTAAAAGCACTAGAGCAAGATGGTGCGACAGTAGGTCGCTTAGCGGGTATTGATATTGGTACTGATGGAAAAGTAGTTGCATCGTACAGTAATGGTGACTCAACTTATTTAGGTCAAGTAGCCATGGTTAGGTTTGCAAACTCACAAGGTTTACAACAGGTGGGTGATACTTCATGGAAAAAAAGTTTAACCTCAGGTGAGCCGATTGCGGGTGAGCCGGGAACAGGGACTTTAGGCAAAATTAATTCTTCAGCCCTCGAGCAATCAAATACAAACTTAACCACAGAGCTGGTTGATTTGATTAGTGCGCAGCGTAACTTCCAAGCAAACTCTCGTGCGCTTGAAGTGAATTCAACACTGCAACAAAATATCTTACAGATCCGATAA
- a CDS encoding flagellar basal body rod protein FlgF: protein MDKMVYIAASGAKQSMQGLALKANNLANANTTGFKSDFAQARSMQAFGEGLPTRVFAMQERPGSNMTSGGVVETGRSLDIAMSDNAWLSVQDASGNEAYTKVGSLNITAEGMLTTSDGRQVIGEGGPVILPVPIEKIEFSKDGTIQVRPQGAPANFLEEVDRLKVVDANNATLEKGNDGLFRAKPGEIVETSANVQVLGGTLEKSNVNPVHEMVDMISHQRQFELQVKLMKTAEEIDERQEQLMRIV from the coding sequence ATGGATAAAATGGTCTACATAGCCGCATCTGGCGCTAAACAAAGCATGCAAGGGCTTGCTCTTAAAGCCAATAATTTGGCAAATGCAAACACCACTGGGTTTAAATCTGATTTTGCGCAAGCGCGCTCAATGCAGGCTTTCGGTGAAGGTTTGCCGACTCGTGTTTTTGCTATGCAAGAGCGTCCAGGATCAAACATGACATCGGGCGGTGTTGTCGAAACAGGTCGCAGCCTTGATATTGCTATGAGCGATAACGCCTGGTTGAGTGTTCAGGACGCCTCTGGTAATGAAGCTTATACAAAAGTGGGTTCGTTAAATATAACGGCTGAAGGTATGCTAACTACCAGCGACGGTCGTCAAGTTATTGGCGAAGGTGGGCCAGTCATATTACCTGTACCGATTGAAAAAATTGAATTTAGCAAAGATGGCACTATTCAAGTTCGCCCTCAAGGTGCACCGGCTAACTTTTTAGAAGAAGTTGATCGCCTAAAAGTGGTTGATGCAAACAACGCCACGCTTGAGAAGGGTAACGATGGTTTATTTAGAGCTAAACCAGGCGAAATAGTTGAAACATCAGCCAATGTACAAGTATTAGGTGGCACATTAGAAAAATCGAATGTAAATCCTGTGCATGAAATGGTCGATATGATCAGTCACCAACGCCAATTTGAATTACAAGTAAAACTGATGAAAACAGCTGAAGAGATTGACGAACGTCAAGAGCAGCTGATGCGCATCGTTTAA
- the flgB gene encoding flagellar basal body rod protein FlgB — translation MAISFDKALGVHPHAMLIRSQRAEMLATNIANADTPGYKAKDIDFASALKTAKSNQLSGNTMVRTNEKHIAGGTRFVGGDELFRTPNQTDTGDGNSVDIQVERNLYTQNAMEYQASVQFLNGKFKGLKKALGSQGA, via the coding sequence ATGGCTATCAGTTTTGATAAAGCATTAGGCGTGCATCCGCATGCGATGTTGATCCGTTCGCAAAGAGCAGAAATGCTCGCCACTAATATCGCAAATGCTGATACGCCCGGCTATAAAGCAAAAGATATCGACTTTGCCTCAGCATTAAAAACGGCAAAGTCTAACCAACTAAGCGGCAATACGATGGTAAGAACCAACGAAAAACACATTGCCGGTGGTACCCGTTTTGTAGGTGGAGATGAATTATTTCGTACGCCAAATCAAACAGATACAGGTGATGGTAACTCTGTTGATATACAAGTGGAACGGAACTTGTATACACAGAATGCTATGGAGTATCAGGCCAGTGTCCAGTTTCTTAATGGTAAATTTAAAGGCCTGAAAAAAGCCCTCGGTAGTCAAGGAGCCTAA
- the flgG gene encoding flagellar basal-body rod protein FlgG, which translates to MNPALWISKTGLDAQQTDISVISNNLANASTVGYKKSRAIFEDLLYQNINQPGGRSSQDTEMPSGLMLGAGTKVVANQKNFSQGNMLTTENSLDWMISGPGFFEVLQPDGNIAYSRNGQFTTDGDGRVVTSGAGYVVQPEMNVPDDAQSITVSQDGEVSVRVKGQAENVVIGQITISDFINPSGLEPIGQNLYTETAVSGAPVQGNPGVEGLGTIIQGSLETSNVNVTEELVNLIETQRVYEMNSKVISAVDEMMSYINQQL; encoded by the coding sequence ATGAATCCAGCATTATGGATAAGTAAAACAGGGCTTGACGCTCAACAAACTGATATATCGGTTATATCAAATAACTTAGCGAACGCCAGTACAGTAGGTTACAAAAAAAGCCGCGCTATTTTTGAAGACTTGCTTTACCAAAATATTAATCAACCAGGCGGTCGATCATCGCAAGATACCGAAATGCCGTCAGGCTTAATGCTCGGTGCGGGTACTAAAGTAGTAGCTAACCAAAAAAACTTTTCGCAAGGTAATATGCTCACTACTGAAAATTCATTGGATTGGATGATTTCTGGTCCTGGGTTTTTTGAAGTACTGCAACCAGATGGCAATATTGCATATTCGCGAAACGGCCAATTTACTACTGACGGCGACGGGCGTGTTGTGACCTCGGGTGCTGGTTATGTTGTTCAGCCTGAAATGAATGTACCTGACGATGCACAGTCGATCACCGTATCTCAAGATGGTGAAGTGTCAGTTCGCGTAAAAGGTCAGGCCGAAAACGTGGTTATTGGTCAGATCACGATTAGTGATTTTATTAATCCGTCTGGCCTTGAGCCTATAGGGCAAAACTTATATACCGAAACCGCTGTAAGTGGTGCGCCTGTTCAAGGTAATCCGGGGGTTGAAGGTTTAGGTACGATTATTCAAGGTTCACTTGAAACATCAAATGTAAATGTGACCGAAGAGTTAGTTAATTTGATTGAAACGCAGCGCGTTTATGAGATGAACTCAAAAGTGATCTCAGCCGTTGATGAAATGATGAGTTATATCAATCAACAGTTATAG
- the flgK gene encoding flagellar hook-associated protein FlgK: MSFNLLNIANSGIRANSELLQTTSKNIANVNTEGYVRERTEFTTMIDNQVGRGQTYRLLNEFAQKQLNRDTSNKSFFDQFVSEASRVDQIFSEKSNSLSTSINSMFNNVQEALNQPSSTVARSLVMSDAQNLIDQMDRLAGIVSEQKAVVNEQLEIFSEEANTLIESISSLNQEIAGVHGTKNEADASSAYNERDKAIRDLSELIDIETLDGPNGEKQVFMGTGEAVVMQNGSFNLFSISGDPDANFKELRLDVNGGKAVPLDIDPTKLKGKIGGLLAFRDDILVPAQNQIGQMGIALADSFNQQNRLGMDANGELGGDIFDIPTVSAFVYQANTGTANMSATVEAGKGSELPASDFVITYTGNPNEVSIQPIDNKGEPLGAASLAIIPPSGIIDSAAITSGEAFGLELNITGAGNAGDQFQVKLNSGAAGNISLTTGRGEDIALASPIRTADGLDNTGTGTISPGNVTDVTTGSFSNPLGLANGPISIVKTANANEYQLTDGNGTTTFTVTPPANNILAQAGAPYDGYGFDFNIEGVPAMGDTFNLEFNEGGFDDNRNGQKLADLQNTDLVRQNVVASASADNHKTLNQAYAGLVTDVGVVTSQAKTNGAAFDALAQQSEAWYESLSGVNLDEEAANLLRFQQSYAASAQVLTAARAIFDTLLSAAR; encoded by the coding sequence ATGTCGTTTAATTTATTAAACATTGCTAATTCAGGAATAAGAGCAAACTCTGAGTTATTGCAAACGACAAGTAAAAACATCGCAAATGTTAATACCGAAGGGTATGTACGTGAGCGCACCGAGTTTACCACCATGATTGATAATCAGGTAGGCCGTGGCCAAACGTACCGGTTATTGAATGAGTTTGCGCAAAAGCAATTAAATCGAGATACTTCAAATAAAAGTTTTTTTGATCAATTTGTTAGTGAAGCGAGTCGGGTTGATCAAATTTTTTCAGAAAAATCAAACAGCTTATCAACTAGTATCAACTCAATGTTTAATAACGTGCAAGAAGCCCTTAATCAACCTTCATCAACGGTTGCTCGTTCATTGGTGATGAGTGATGCACAAAACCTGATTGACCAAATGGATCGGCTTGCAGGTATCGTATCAGAGCAAAAAGCAGTGGTTAATGAGCAATTAGAGATTTTTTCAGAAGAGGCGAATACGTTAATCGAAAGTATTAGTTCGTTGAACCAAGAAATTGCGGGTGTTCATGGTACCAAAAACGAAGCTGATGCGAGCTCTGCTTATAATGAGCGTGATAAAGCAATACGTGATTTATCTGAGCTAATTGATATAGAAACACTTGATGGCCCTAATGGTGAAAAACAAGTGTTTATGGGCACAGGCGAAGCCGTTGTTATGCAAAATGGGTCATTTAACTTGTTTTCGATTAGTGGCGATCCTGATGCTAACTTTAAAGAGCTACGCTTAGATGTAAATGGCGGTAAGGCTGTGCCACTCGATATAGACCCTACTAAACTCAAAGGTAAAATTGGCGGTTTATTAGCATTTAGAGACGATATTTTGGTGCCGGCACAAAATCAAATTGGCCAGATGGGTATTGCGCTTGCTGATTCGTTTAATCAGCAAAATCGTTTAGGTATGGATGCAAACGGTGAACTCGGAGGGGATATTTTTGATATCCCAACAGTCAGTGCTTTTGTTTATCAAGCCAATACCGGAACAGCTAATATGTCAGCAACCGTTGAGGCTGGTAAAGGCAGTGAACTGCCAGCCAGTGATTTTGTGATCACCTATACGGGTAATCCTAACGAAGTAAGTATTCAGCCAATTGATAATAAAGGTGAACCTTTAGGTGCAGCCTCTTTAGCAATTATTCCACCCAGTGGCATTATCGACTCAGCTGCTATTACTAGCGGAGAGGCGTTTGGCTTAGAGCTTAATATAACGGGAGCTGGTAATGCCGGTGACCAATTTCAGGTAAAACTTAACAGTGGCGCGGCTGGCAATATATCGCTGACAACAGGTCGAGGTGAGGACATTGCATTGGCCTCCCCAATTAGAACAGCAGACGGCCTTGATAATACAGGTACAGGGACTATTTCACCGGGTAATGTTACCGATGTAACCACTGGCAGCTTTAGTAATCCTTTGGGTTTAGCAAATGGCCCTATTAGCATTGTTAAAACAGCCAATGCTAACGAATATCAACTTACTGATGGTAATGGCACAACTACGTTTACAGTTACACCGCCTGCTAACAATATACTCGCTCAAGCCGGTGCACCATACGATGGTTATGGTTTTGACTTTAATATTGAAGGCGTACCAGCAATGGGCGATACCTTTAATTTAGAATTTAATGAAGGCGGTTTTGATGATAACCGCAACGGCCAAAAACTTGCTGACTTACAGAATACCGATTTAGTACGTCAAAATGTAGTAGCGAGCGCATCAGCTGATAATCATAAAACATTGAATCAGGCCTATGCTGGATTAGTCACCGATGTTGGTGTGGTAACCAGTCAAGCAAAAACCAATGGTGCTGCATTTGATGCTTTAGCACAACAATCAGAAGCCTGGTACGAATCGTTGTCGGGCGTAAACTTAGATGAAGAGGCGGCTAATTTGCTGCGCTTCCAGCAATCCTATGCTGCTTCTGCACAAGTATTAACTGCAGCGAGAGCTATTTTTGACACCTTATTGAGTGCGGCGAGGTAA
- a CDS encoding flagellar basal body P-ring protein FlgI, whose product MNGFKVFCFMVLLGWQFTASAERIKDVSMVEGVRSNQLVGYGLVVGLPGTGEQSRFTEQSFKGMLNSFGITLPSSLKPKIKNVAAVAVHAELPPFRKPGQTIDITVSSIGSAGSLRGGTLLQTFLKGVDGNVYAIAQGSLIVGGLGAEGLDGSRVVINTPTVGRVPNGATVERAVKSPFMQNDYITFNLNRPDFTTAKRLEKTINDLIGPNSAQALDAASIRVIAPRDASQRVSYLSTLENLEFKPADTSAKIIVNSRTGTIVIGKNVKLQPAAITHGGLTVTIAEQQNVAQPNPLAEGETVVTQQSIIDVDQDDSRAFVFDPGVSLDDLVRAINEVGAAPGDLMAILEALKEAGAINGQLVVI is encoded by the coding sequence ATGAATGGTTTTAAAGTTTTTTGTTTTATGGTGCTACTAGGCTGGCAATTTACTGCCAGTGCTGAGCGAATTAAAGATGTGTCTATGGTCGAAGGGGTGCGCTCAAACCAATTAGTGGGCTATGGCTTAGTTGTTGGTTTACCAGGCACCGGTGAGCAAAGCCGTTTTACCGAGCAAAGCTTTAAAGGCATGCTTAATAGTTTTGGTATTACGTTACCTTCTAGTTTAAAGCCAAAAATTAAAAATGTTGCAGCGGTTGCTGTTCATGCTGAACTCCCCCCATTTAGAAAGCCAGGGCAAACCATAGATATAACTGTATCATCGATTGGCAGCGCAGGCAGCTTGCGCGGTGGCACATTACTACAAACATTCTTAAAAGGGGTTGATGGTAATGTTTACGCCATCGCTCAAGGCAGTTTAATTGTAGGTGGCTTAGGCGCTGAAGGCCTTGATGGTAGTCGCGTTGTGATTAATACGCCAACGGTAGGACGTGTACCAAATGGTGCAACCGTTGAACGTGCTGTTAAAAGCCCATTTATGCAAAACGACTATATTACCTTTAATTTAAACCGTCCTGATTTTACTACTGCTAAACGTTTAGAGAAAACCATTAATGATTTAATTGGTCCAAATAGCGCTCAAGCACTCGATGCAGCTTCTATTCGCGTTATTGCACCTCGTGATGCCTCGCAGCGCGTATCGTACTTATCAACTCTTGAAAACTTAGAATTTAAACCAGCGGATACTTCGGCAAAAATAATTGTTAACTCACGTACCGGCACCATTGTTATAGGTAAAAATGTAAAATTACAACCTGCGGCAATTACCCACGGTGGTTTAACAGTAACGATTGCGGAACAACAAAATGTAGCGCAGCCAAATCCTTTAGCAGAGGGTGAAACCGTGGTTACTCAGCAAAGTATTATTGATGTTGATCAGGATGACTCACGCGCTTTTGTATTTGACCCTGGTGTAAGTCTTGATGACTTAGTACGTGCAATTAATGAAGTTGGCGCTGCCCCTGGCGATTTAATGGCGATTCTTGAAGCACTTAAAGAAGCTGGTGCAATTAACGGTCAGCTTGTTGTAATTTAA
- the flgL gene encoding flagellar hook-associated protein FlgL, translated as MRLSNNLMYQNNINKILENQQNVAGAQERVNTGQKYLSTSENPAAISQGMLYTNKIETNEQLTKNINQLKGRLETEESLLQGMNDTILEAQMLTIRAGNGSLDKGDLASVASELKELQKSLLNLMNSQSEGGKYLFSGYQDDIQTYTFNSTNGKYEYQGDQGQHEVTIAKGVEIKSSDNGFNVFERVDARLDVVSNDGTPTGGITAGTVYVENQGEFDRFHKDNYNSDPDPLISPTINTYNVNVIPGATPSAPDQYEILRDGNPLVPPVTGEVTDEPIEFAGMEIQLEGAAPGQLDFTLEKPGKENVLNTLEDLIISLNDEQLDETQINQALSDGLIQLKNASEQIVFTQAGLGGRMNVVERVTDSNSALDINNQENRSSLIEIDAAEAISDLTKHESGLQASQATFGRLAKLSLFDYL; from the coding sequence ATGCGTTTATCAAATAATTTAATGTATCAAAATAACATTAATAAAATACTTGAGAATCAACAAAATGTAGCTGGTGCGCAGGAGCGCGTTAATACAGGTCAAAAATATTTGAGTACCTCTGAAAACCCTGCTGCTATTTCGCAAGGTATGTTGTACACCAATAAAATAGAAACTAATGAGCAGCTGACGAAGAATATTAATCAGCTAAAAGGGCGTTTAGAAACCGAAGAAAGTTTATTGCAAGGTATGAACGACACTATTTTAGAAGCGCAAATGTTAACTATACGAGCGGGCAATGGTTCGTTAGATAAAGGTGATTTGGCTTCAGTTGCCAGTGAACTAAAAGAATTGCAAAAATCACTGCTTAATTTAATGAATAGTCAATCTGAAGGAGGGAAATACCTTTTCTCTGGCTATCAAGACGATATTCAAACTTATACATTTAATAGCACCAATGGCAAATACGAATATCAAGGCGATCAAGGCCAACACGAAGTGACGATCGCAAAAGGCGTTGAGATCAAATCAAGCGATAATGGCTTCAATGTATTTGAACGAGTTGATGCGCGACTCGATGTAGTTTCAAACGATGGAACGCCAACAGGCGGCATTACCGCTGGAACTGTTTATGTTGAAAACCAAGGCGAGTTTGACCGTTTTCATAAAGATAATTATAACTCAGATCCAGATCCGCTTATTTCTCCAACGATCAATACCTATAATGTTAATGTGATCCCTGGGGCGACCCCTTCAGCGCCAGATCAATATGAAATATTACGTGATGGTAATCCTCTTGTACCACCCGTTACGGGTGAAGTAACCGATGAACCGATTGAATTTGCAGGTATGGAAATTCAACTTGAGGGGGCAGCACCAGGACAGCTTGATTTTACTCTTGAAAAACCAGGCAAAGAAAATGTACTTAATACGCTAGAAGATTTGATCATTAGCCTAAATGACGAACAACTTGATGAAACGCAAATTAACCAAGCATTATCTGATGGTTTAATTCAGCTTAAAAATGCTAGTGAGCAAATTGTGTTTACTCAGGCTGGTTTAGGTGGGCGTATGAATGTAGTTGAGCGTGTTACCGACTCAAACAGTGCTCTAGATATTAATAATCAAGAAAACAGATCTAGCCTAATTGAGATTGATGCCGCTGAAGCCATCAGCGATCTCACTAAACATGAGTCTGGTTTACAGGCTTCACAAGCGACTTTTGGTCGCTTGGCTAAACTTTCATTATTTGATTATTTATAA
- a CDS encoding flagellar hook assembly protein FlgD produces the protein MSNDISTSSSYMDSLRWQDKQVPQKEDSDALTQEDFFSLLTQQLSYQDPSKPADNDQMIAQMTNFTMAEGISNLNSNFDSLAASMTSNSALQASTLVGKQALLESDTLELNESGESRGSVVAEKPVDSLMIRIEDASGQLVKTIDLGTQPAGAIRFAWDGKNEAGERLPPGEYNIKAEGSTNGEFSSLPLATFKNIESVNINGSSGIIINTKEGAVRLTDVAEIA, from the coding sequence ATGAGTAACGATATTAGTACTTCTTCATCCTACATGGACTCTTTACGTTGGCAAGATAAGCAAGTGCCACAAAAAGAAGACAGTGATGCGTTAACCCAAGAAGATTTTTTTTCGTTGTTAACACAGCAGTTGTCATATCAAGATCCCAGCAAACCTGCTGATAACGATCAGATGATTGCACAAATGACAAACTTTACCATGGCTGAAGGAATATCAAATTTGAACTCTAACTTTGATTCCTTAGCTGCGTCGATGACATCAAATTCGGCATTGCAAGCATCAACACTGGTTGGCAAACAAGCTTTGTTGGAGTCGGATACACTGGAGCTTAATGAGTCGGGTGAATCAAGAGGTTCTGTTGTAGCTGAAAAGCCAGTCGATAGTTTAATGATCCGCATTGAAGATGCATCCGGGCAGTTGGTTAAAACTATAGATTTAGGCACTCAGCCTGCAGGAGCCATCCGTTTTGCATGGGATGGTAAAAATGAAGCGGGTGAACGGCTACCACCTGGTGAATACAACATCAAAGCAGAGGGTAGTACAAATGGGGAATTTTCAAGCCTCCCATTAGCTACATTCAAAAATATTGAAAGTGTTAATATTAACGGCTCAAGCGGCATTATTATTAATACTAAAGAAGGTGCGGTTAGGCTGACTGATGTCGCAGAAATCGCGTAA
- the flgJ gene encoding flagellar assembly peptidoglycan hydrolase FlgJ produces METNHLDKQNFFDLGNLDSLRRDALNSGDASTDASKAALKKAAAQFEAIFTQMLLKSMRKANEAFEDKESPFNASGVKFFEEMHDQQMATELSSNGSLGLADLIVQQLSPDGKNFMPGSVLRTTSDFFSDQRAGSTLPHQENQKVTEKVPLVDSTEKSEQNIASGTFESAEEFVSTVWEHAKTAAKKIGLNPAVMVAQAALETGWGKHIISKGDGNSSNNLFNIKSDKSWQGEKASKVTLEFEQGAAVKKQASFRAYDSIKDSVNDFVDFLTQNPRYQDALNNTAKPHKFLDSLQQAGYATDPNYADKIKRVLNSNELKNIATSVIRQGVE; encoded by the coding sequence ATGGAAACAAATCATCTAGATAAGCAAAACTTTTTTGATTTAGGCAACTTAGACTCTTTGCGTCGAGATGCTTTAAACAGCGGTGACGCATCAACCGATGCATCTAAAGCGGCGTTAAAAAAAGCGGCGGCACAATTTGAAGCTATATTCACCCAAATGCTGCTTAAAAGTATGCGTAAAGCCAATGAGGCTTTCGAAGATAAAGAAAGCCCGTTTAATGCTAGTGGCGTTAAGTTTTTTGAAGAAATGCACGACCAACAAATGGCCACAGAGCTTTCATCAAATGGCTCTTTGGGTCTTGCAGATTTAATTGTGCAGCAATTATCGCCAGATGGAAAAAACTTTATGCCAGGCTCTGTTCTTCGCACAACGTCAGATTTCTTTAGTGACCAACGTGCGGGTAGCACCTTACCTCATCAAGAAAATCAAAAGGTCACTGAAAAAGTGCCGCTCGTTGATTCAACTGAAAAAAGCGAACAAAACATAGCGTCTGGCACATTTGAAAGTGCTGAGGAATTTGTGAGCACAGTGTGGGAACACGCAAAAACAGCGGCTAAAAAAATTGGTTTAAATCCGGCGGTTATGGTCGCACAAGCGGCATTAGAAACTGGCTGGGGTAAACATATTATTAGTAAAGGTGATGGTAATAGCTCAAACAATTTATTCAATATTAAGTCAGATAAAAGTTGGCAGGGTGAAAAGGCCAGTAAGGTCACTTTAGAATTTGAACAAGGTGCTGCAGTTAAAAAGCAAGCAAGCTTTAGAGCGTATGACTCGATAAAAGATAGCGTGAATGATTTTGTGGATTTTTTAACACAGAACCCGCGCTATCAAGATGCATTAAACAATACGGCAAAGCCGCATAAATTTTTAGACTCTTTACAGCAAGCTGGTTATGCAACCGACCCTAATTATGCAGACAAAATAAAAAGAGTGCTGAACAGTAACGAATTGAAGAATATCGCCACAAGCGTGATCCGCCAGGGAGTAGAGTAA